In one Podarcis muralis chromosome 7, rPodMur119.hap1.1, whole genome shotgun sequence genomic region, the following are encoded:
- the LOC144328576 gene encoding phospholipase A2 inhibitor NAI-like, protein MQDLLRLFPFFVILTTGTSLECEVCYGLGTRCSGKMATCSPKKDTCVVAFAESTVEGHKIRTVEKACDSSKVCSTPSAYFYLGLGRTFRMYLVCCTGDNCKNAKPKLPQVEKKVNGKQCPTCYSSSGVCHAKVVNCTGLESYCFDVATTTYINGQRQRSIMKGCTTKSICASINRGQADLLTGADVVEKASCTPEISRGSQSSALLLPTFPVLLLQKILS, encoded by the exons GTACTTCTCTGGAGTGTGAAGTTTGTTACGGCCTTGGGACCAGATGCAGTGGCAAGATGGCAACCTGTTCTCCTAAGAAGGACACCTGTGTCGTTGCATTTGCTGAAAGTACTGTGG AAGGACATAAAATTCGCACTGTAGAGAAAGCCTGCGATTCTTCAAAGGTCTGCTCCACTCCCTCAGCATACTTTTATCTTGGGTTGGGGAGAACCTTCAGGATGTACTTGGTCTGTTGCACGGGGGACAACTGCAAAAATGCCAAGCCTAAat TACCCCAAGTCGAAAAGAAGGTCAATGGAAAGCAATGCCCTACTTGTTACTCCTCGTCAGGCGTGTGCCATGCGAAGGTGGTGAATTGCACCGGCTTGGAGAGCTACTGCTTTGATGTGGCCACAACCACCTACATTA ATGGACAACGGCAGCGCAGTATCATGAAGGGATGCACTACTAAGTCCATCTGTGCTTCAATAAACAGAGGCCAGGCCGACCTCTTAACAGGTGCGGACGTTGTTGAAAAGGCCAGCTGTACTCCAGAGATTTCAAGGGGATCTCAGTCCTCTGCGCTCCTTCTGCCAACCTTTCCGGTGCTTCTGTTGCAGAAGATCCTTTCCTAA